Proteins encoded by one window of Acinonyx jubatus isolate Ajub_Pintada_27869175 chromosome X, VMU_Ajub_asm_v1.0, whole genome shotgun sequence:
- the EZHIP gene encoding EZH inhibitory protein, translating into MMVTPSSKEKAQKQQQGEMTAGPKNEITPAPGDARGTGNPSPGASAPSVSSDLSPLGGGAPHGVPGCLGRHFEHRRGSGAAPRDRGPHAELRRVVPQTGQGPRARVSRPHMRVAWPPWGEPRGALARPAGPDPDREPSELLWEGAARLGRGCPGSEGSAAPLFPGLPKPQCPVSLSPFSPGSQPSGRRRSRVSSWGHESRPGPALRSQARAAGPALRSQAARPGPAVFNGDAPPPGPAFRNHASGLGAAFCSLSSAPGPALRGGASVPGRALPRRHSSTSGPAFRRRASEPGPAAPRHRAPATGPAPRRRASATGPAPRRRAPATGPAPRRRASARVPAHSRRASAQVPAHSRRVSARGPAPTPASRGRASRPGPALRSPASGSGPALRSRANPLGPALHNGCTPPGYVLRSHPTQTSYPRSRPSLPVPTGLSPSPGLASQEFVSNSSSPNPEVPSLDTQPRWHAVRMRASSPSPPGRLFPFYGPSDEGSSSSSFPSSGSPGQSCCSTSTFSFSSLFSFSSPSSSSSSYSSSSSSSSNDFSDQCPSSPKFCGLGSISTPSPASLRRALLPEFEALSPVSSGQQVEIGSVPSPTTPPGV; encoded by the exons ATGATGGTCACCCCATCGTCCAAGGAGAAGGCACAGAAGCAACAGCAGGGTGAGATGACCGCAGGGCCCAAGAACGAGATCACCCCTGCCCCTGGTGATGCCCGTGGGACCGGCAACCCCAGTCCCGGTGCCTCGGCCCCCTCAGTCTCCAGTGACCTGTCTCCATTGGGTGGTGGCGCTCCACACGGTGTTCCTGGCTGCCTTGGGCGCCATTTTGAGCACCGGAGAGGATCTGGGGCTGCCCCCCGCGA CCGCGGTCCCCACGCAGAGCTGAGGCGTGTGGTGCCCCAAACGGGCCAGGGTCCTCGGGCCAGGGTCTCCAGACCTCATATGCGTGTGGCGTGGCCACCATGGGGCGAGCCACGTGGGGCTCTGGCCAGGCCGGCGGGCCCCGACCCAGACCGCGAACCCAGTGAACTGCTGTGGGAGGGAGCAGCCCGGCTGGGAAGAGGCTGCCCAGGCTCAGAAGGCTCCGCGGCGCCGCTGTTTCCTGGGCTTCCCAAGCCTCAGTGCCCAGTATCCttgtctccattttctccagGGTCTCAGCCTAGCGGTCGCCGCCGTTCTCGGGTTTCTTCGTGGGGTCACGAATCCCGGCCAGGTCCTGCCCTCCGGAGTCAGGCCAGAGCAGCAGGTCCAGCTCTCCGCAGTCAAGCAGCCAGGCCTGGCCCTGCAGTCTTCAATGGTGATGCCCCACCGCCAGGCCCCGCCTTCCGCAACCATGCTTCTGGGTTGGGCGCTGCTTTTTGCAGCCTTTCatctgccccaggccctgccctgcgAGGTGGTGCTTCTGTGCCAGGCCGCGCTCTCCCGCGTCGTCATTCATCCACGTCAG GTCCTGCTTTCCGCCGCCGTGCATCAGAGCCAGGCCCTGCTGCCCCAAGGCACCGCGCGCCGGCGACCGGTCCGGCTCCCCGCCGCCGCGCGTCCGCGACCGGGCCGGCTCCCCGCCGCCGCGCGCCCGCGACCGGGCCGGCTCCCCGCCGCCGCGCGTCCGCGCGGGTTCCTGCTCACAGTCGCCGCGCGTCCGCGCAGGTTCCTGCTCACAGCCGCCGTGTCTCCGCGCGGGGCCCTGCCCCAACACCTGCTTCCCGTGGCCGTGCATCTAGGCCAGGCCCTGCTCTCCGCAGCCCTGCATCCGGGTCAGGCCCTGCCCTCCGAAGCAGAGCCAACCCGCTAGGCCCTGCCCTCCACAATGGCTGTACACCTCCAGGCTACGTCCTCCGGAGCCACCCCACCCAGACGTCATACCCTAGAAGCCGTCCCTCTCTGCCTGTGCCTACCGGCCTGAGTCCTTCTCCTGGGTTGGCCTCACAAGAATTTGTGAGCAACTCAAGCTCTCCTAATCCTGAGGTTCCAAGCCTTGATACCCAGCCCCGTTGGCATGCAGTCCGTATGCGGgcctcctctccctcacctcctggTAGGCTCTTCCCTTTCTATGGGCCGAGTGATGAgggctcctcctcttcctccttcccctcctccggGTCTCCTGGCCAGAGCTGCTGCTCCacctccaccttctccttctcctccctcttctccttctcttccccttcttcctcctcctcttcttattcctcttcttcctcctcctcctccaatgATTTTTCTGACCAGTGTCCCTCTTCCCCAAAGTTTTGTGGCTTGGGCTCCATCTCCACTCCTAGTCCTGCAAGCCTCAGGCGTGCCTTACTGCCAGAGTTTGAAGCCCTGAGCCCTGTCTCTTCAGGACAGCAGGTTGAAATAGGGAGCGTGCCTTCTCCCACTACACCCCCTGGGGTGTGA